Proteins encoded together in one Micromonospora kangleipakensis window:
- a CDS encoding LuxR C-terminal-related transcriptional regulator, giving the protein MRVVIAEDLALLRDGLTRILDAYGFKVVEAVADGPSVLPALTRHRPDVAVLDVRLPPTFTDEGLQAALAARTQLPGLPILVLSQHVEQLYARELLADRGGGVGYLLKDRVSNVGQFIDAVRRVADGGMVMDPEVVSQLLARNTGAQRLGDLTAREREVLGLMAEGRSNAAIAGRLFVTEKAVSKHINNIFSKLGMPPSDDDNRRVLAVLAYLNG; this is encoded by the coding sequence GTGCGAGTTGTCATCGCGGAGGACCTCGCCCTCCTCCGGGACGGGCTGACGCGCATTCTCGACGCGTACGGATTCAAGGTGGTCGAGGCCGTCGCGGACGGGCCGTCCGTGCTGCCGGCGCTCACCCGACACCGCCCCGACGTCGCCGTCCTCGACGTACGGCTGCCGCCGACCTTCACCGACGAGGGCCTGCAGGCGGCGCTCGCGGCCCGGACGCAGCTTCCCGGGCTGCCGATCCTCGTGCTGTCCCAGCACGTCGAGCAGCTGTACGCGCGGGAACTGCTCGCCGACCGGGGTGGGGGAGTCGGCTACCTGCTCAAGGACCGGGTGTCGAACGTCGGCCAGTTCATCGACGCGGTGCGCCGGGTGGCCGACGGCGGCATGGTGATGGACCCCGAGGTGGTCTCCCAGTTGCTGGCCCGCAACACCGGCGCGCAGCGGCTGGGGGACCTCACCGCCCGGGAGCGGGAGGTGTTGGGGCTGATGGCCGAGGGGCGGTCGAACGCGGCGATTGCCGGGCGGCTGTTCGTCACCGAGAAGGCGGTCAGCAAGCACATCAACAACATCTTCAGCAAGCTGGGGATGCCGCCGTCCGATGACGACAACCGCCGGGTGCTCGCGGTGCTCGCGTACCTGAACGGCTGA
- a CDS encoding sensor histidine kinase, producing MDSSVRAVVRQQIRPGALAAVQGLAVALLSLTTNAVLFALSVVSLALIPVFGIGFALFPAVTVLVRLSLRLQRRLSRWCGLPIATPYRPVPADAQLGTWKRFRWVVGDSATWRDFAWLIPGAFTGGACLFGFVLVAYGLEGVLFVPLVLYLNVDWYGYGLFWPMDNILKALLSAPQGWLILFGGLAVAPWLVWLHFRFAGFFLTPTRAQELALRVRHLAATRADTIDTQAAELRRIERDLHDGAQARLVALRMSIGLAEQLLADDPAAAQRLLTEAQEASGHALAELRHLVRGIYPPVLAERGLDGAVQALALAVPLPVDVDVRLPGSPPAAVESAAYFAVAEALTNVTKHSGAARAWIRLRHHDGSLTMVVGDDGHGGATPDAGTGLAGVRRRLAAFDGTMSVTSPPGGPTVVTMELPCELSSRRTSPSSGTG from the coding sequence GTGGACAGCTCCGTACGTGCGGTCGTCCGGCAGCAGATCCGGCCGGGCGCGCTCGCCGCCGTGCAGGGCCTGGCTGTGGCCCTGCTGAGCCTGACCACCAACGCGGTGCTGTTCGCGCTGTCGGTGGTCTCGCTCGCGCTCATTCCCGTGTTCGGCATCGGGTTCGCGCTCTTCCCGGCGGTGACCGTGCTGGTGCGGCTGTCGCTGCGGCTGCAACGGCGGCTGAGCCGGTGGTGCGGGCTGCCGATCGCGACGCCGTACCGACCGGTGCCGGCCGACGCTCAGCTCGGCACCTGGAAGCGGTTCCGGTGGGTGGTGGGGGACTCGGCGACCTGGCGGGACTTCGCCTGGCTGATCCCTGGGGCATTCACCGGCGGGGCGTGCCTGTTCGGGTTCGTGCTGGTGGCATACGGGCTGGAGGGCGTCCTGTTCGTGCCGCTGGTGCTGTACCTCAACGTCGACTGGTACGGCTACGGCCTGTTCTGGCCGATGGACAACATCCTGAAGGCGCTGCTCTCCGCGCCGCAGGGGTGGTTGATCCTGTTCGGCGGGCTGGCCGTCGCGCCGTGGCTGGTGTGGCTGCACTTCCGCTTCGCCGGCTTCTTTCTGACGCCGACCCGGGCGCAGGAGCTGGCGCTGCGCGTCCGGCACCTCGCAGCCACCCGCGCCGACACCATCGACACGCAGGCCGCCGAGCTGCGCCGGATCGAACGCGACCTGCACGACGGGGCGCAGGCCCGGCTGGTCGCGCTGCGGATGAGCATCGGCCTGGCCGAGCAGCTCCTGGCCGACGACCCGGCCGCGGCGCAGCGGCTGCTGACCGAGGCACAGGAGGCCAGCGGCCACGCCCTCGCCGAGCTGCGCCATCTCGTCCGCGGCATCTACCCGCCCGTGCTCGCCGAGCGTGGCCTGGACGGCGCGGTGCAGGCCCTCGCCCTGGCCGTACCGCTGCCCGTGGACGTCGACGTGCGGCTACCCGGCAGCCCGCCGGCGGCGGTCGAATCCGCGGCGTACTTCGCGGTGGCCGAGGCGCTGACGAACGTCACCAAGCACAGCGGCGCGGCCCGCGCCTGGATCCGACTGAGGCACCACGACGGCTCACTGACCATGGTGGTCGGCGACGACGGTCACGGCGGCGCGACCCCGGACGCGGGGACCGGCCTGGCGGGCGTGCGACGCCGGCTGGCAGCGTTCGATGGCACGATGAGCGTGACGAGTCCGCCCGGCGGACCCACCGTCGTGACCATGGAGCTGCCGTGCGAGTTGTCATCGCGGAGGACCTCGCCCTCCTCCGGGACGGGCTGA